The Streptomyces rubrogriseus genomic sequence GACCACGACGAGCGAGTCCCCGAGGGCGTCGAGCCGCTGCCGCAGCCGGGCCACGGCCGCGTCCTCGGCCTCCAGGAGGTAGATCACCTCGAAGGCGGGACCGTTCTCCTCGTCCGCCGTCTCCGTGGCGCACTCCCCGGCGGGGGTGCGCGCGTCCGCGAGCCCCTCTCCGTCACGCTCCACGCGCGCGTGCGGCACGGCGACCGGGCCGGGCACCCGGCCCGTGAACGTCTCCACCAGGGCCGCGAGGACCGTCACCAGGCCGTGGCCGCCCGCGTCGACCACTCCGGCGCGCTCCAGGGCGGGCAGCTGGCCCGGGGTGGCGGCGAGCGCCGCGCGGGCACCCTCGTAGGCGGCGCGGGCCACTTCGGCGCAGTCGTCCTCGGCCCCGTCGGCCGCGTCGGCGGCGGCCGAGGCGACGGTCAGGACGGTGCCCTCGACCGGGTGGGCGACGGCCTGCCGGGCGGACGCGGCGGCGTGCCGCAGGGCCCGTCGCAGACCGGAGCCCCCGGCGCGCTCGGAATCGCTCCCCGCGGTGAGCACCTGGGCCATGCCGCGCAGCAGCTGCGCGAGGATCGTGCCGGAGTTGCCCCGCGCGCCGATCAGCGCGCCGTGCGCCATGGCACCGACGGCGTCGGCCAGCGAGGGGCCTTCGCTCGCCTCGGGCGGCGTCTGGCTCGCCGCCCCCGGTGCCTCGCTCGCGCCCCTCGGCGACTCGCTCGCGCGCCGCGCACCCGCGTCCAGCTCGTGTGCCGCGAAGACGGCCTCCACGGCAGCGGCCGCCGACTCGACGGTCAGGTAGAGGTTCGTGCCGGTGTCCCCGTCGGCGACGGGATAGACGTTGATCGCGTCGATCTCCTCGCGCGCCCGGCCCAGCGCGCGCAGCGACAGACCGCACCAGGTACGCACCGCCAGAGCGTCGAAGAACCTCTGCGGCACCTGCGCCACCTGCGCCTCCCTGAGCTGCGGACGTGGCAGGCAGCGTAGACCTTGGCGGGCCGCCCACCGGAAGAGGGCCGGGACGGGGCCCTGAGCTGCCGTGGTAGTTTCGTTGTACGGGAGCAGCCGTTGTATGCTGCTCCGGTTGCCCGATCCCGATCGGGCCAATCCCCCTGGCACCGCCACTCAGATCCCGGACCGTTCGCGACTCCGAGAGCTTGATCCCGGCATGCCGGGATCAACCGTAAGTGCATCTGAAGTCTTTGGAGTGACCCGTGGCTGCCAACTGCGACGTCTGTGGCAAGGGGCCGGGCTTCGGCAACAACATCTCGCACTCGCACCGCCGTACGTCCCGTCGCTGGAACCCGAACATCCAGCGTGTGCGTACCGTGGTGGGCGGGACGCCGAAGCGCGTGAACGCTTGCACCTCGTGCATCAAGGCCGGCAAGGTCTCGCGCTGACGCGTCTCAGCTGAGCGCGCGGCCACTGCCTGGTCCGCTGTAGGGAGCCGGTCCACCTCGTGTGGACCGGCTTTTTGCCGTGTCCTCACTCCCCCAGCGCCCAGCGGTGGTCCACGGGTCCGATGCCGCCGCCGAGCGGGAACCCGGCGGTGATCGCCCCGGTGACGTACTCCTTGGCCGCCCTCACCGCCGCCGGCACCGACTGTCCCTTCGCCAGCCCGCAGGCCACGGCGGAGGCGAGGGTGCAGCCCGTGCCGTGCGTGTGCCGGTTGTCGAGGCGGGGGGCGCGCAGCCAGTGCTCCTCGGAGCCGTCGGTGAGCAGGTCGACGGCGTCACCGGCCAGATGACCGCCCTTGATCAGCACCCAGCGCGGTCCGAACGCGAGGACGGCCGCCGCGGCCCGGCGCAGATCCGCTTCGGCCTCGACGCGTACGCCGGTGAGCTGTGCGACCTCGTCGAGGTTGGGCGTGGCGACGGTGGCGACCGGCAGGAGCCTGGTGCGGACCGACTCCAGGGCCGAGGAGGCGAGCAGCGCGTCCCCGTGCTTGGAGACGCCGACCGGGTCCACGACGGCGGGCGCGTCGGTGCCGGCCAGCAATTCGGCGACCGTCTCGACGAGTTCGGCGGAGGAGAGCATCCCGGTCTTGACCGCCTGCACGCCGATGTCGTCCACGACGCTGCGGTACTGGGCGCGCACCGCCTCCACGGGCAGTTCCCAGGCGCCCTGCACGCCGCGGGAGTTCTGCGCGGTGACCGCGGTGAGGACGCTCATGCCGTGGGTGCCGAGGGCGAGCATCGTCTTCAGGTCGGCCTGGATCCCGGCGCCGCCGCCGGAGTCGGAGCCCGCCACGGTGAGCACCAGGGGCGGGGTCCCGGGTGGGGTCGGCGCGGTCACGACTCCACGTCCCCGCCGAAGTG encodes the following:
- the rpmB gene encoding 50S ribosomal protein L28, producing the protein MAANCDVCGKGPGFGNNISHSHRRTSRRWNPNIQRVRTVVGGTPKRVNACTSCIKAGKVSR
- the thiD gene encoding bifunctional hydroxymethylpyrimidine kinase/phosphomethylpyrimidine kinase gives rise to the protein MTAPTPPGTPPLVLTVAGSDSGGGAGIQADLKTMLALGTHGMSVLTAVTAQNSRGVQGAWELPVEAVRAQYRSVVDDIGVQAVKTGMLSSAELVETVAELLAGTDAPAVVDPVGVSKHGDALLASSALESVRTRLLPVATVATPNLDEVAQLTGVRVEAEADLRRAAAAVLAFGPRWVLIKGGHLAGDAVDLLTDGSEEHWLRAPRLDNRHTHGTGCTLASAVACGLAKGQSVPAAVRAAKEYVTGAITAGFPLGGGIGPVDHRWALGE
- a CDS encoding DAK2 domain-containing protein: MAQVPQRFFDALAVRTWCGLSLRALGRAREEIDAINVYPVADGDTGTNLYLTVESAAAAVEAVFAAHELDAGARRASESPRGASEAPGAASQTPPEASEGPSLADAVGAMAHGALIGARGNSGTILAQLLRGMAQVLTAGSDSERAGGSGLRRALRHAAASARQAVAHPVEGTVLTVASAAADAADGAEDDCAEVARAAYEGARAALAATPGQLPALERAGVVDAGGHGLVTVLAALVETFTGRVPGPVAVPHARVERDGEGLADARTPAGECATETADEENGPAFEVIYLLEAEDAAVARLRQRLDALGDSLVVVGGDGLWNVHVHVDDAGAAVEAGVEAGRPYRIRITHFGHGDAHTAGTERPPRERAQRAVVAVVPGEGLAALYTEGGATTLLARPGEPPASGELVQAVRRAHAREVVLLPNDAELRHTAAAAAEQARTEGIRVALIPTRSAVQGIAALAVHEPERRFDEDVVAMTSAAGATRHAEVTVAERQSWTTAGICQAGDVLGLIDGDVAVIGADVAQVAATVLDRMLSAGGELVTLVLGDAAPQAVADRLEARVREAYLAVDTVVYRGGRQGALLLVGVE